TTTAGAGCCGGCAGGATTTCATCTTCATCATATATAACTTCAATATCTGTGCTGACATCTCCATCTGATATTTTTTTCAGCGTTGCGATAACGGTATTCTGCAGATCATCAGCGAATTCGTCCATAGCTTTGGCCATATCACCGATTTCGTCCTTGCGGTCAAATCGAAGTCTTCTGGATAACGAACCCCGTCTCATAGTTTTGATCATTTCACTGGTTTTTTGCAGCGGCCTGCAAATTAGATTGCGAAGAATAAAGGCAAATACCAAAGCGATAATAATTCCGGCGACAGTAATAATATTGAGTAAAATAAAGGTCTGTTGACCGTTTGTGACATTTTGAGAAGCTTGCGCTGAACCTTCAAGAAGCGCCTGGTCCATAAGCTGGTTGATTGCGTCTTCCTGATTTTTCATACTGATGTTCAGAGAGCCGTTTTCCTCGATCATGGGAATAGCCTGAGCATCGTTATTTTCAGTGATCAGAGGCAGAATTTTATTCATTTCTGCTTTGTGAAGTTCACGTGCCGCCAGGAATTGCTCATATAAGTCTTGCATGGCTGGAGAAAGATCGGTGTTTAAAAAATCTTCCTGAAGAGAGTTGATTTTTAGACTTTCATCTGCGATGGTATTATAGAGTGAATCGATAATATCGGGATCATCTTCAAGGAGCATCTGAGCGGTTGTAAACTGAACCTTTTCAAAGGCTGTTGAGATTTGACCAATACTGGCGATTTGAATGGTGGTGTTGTTATACATGGATTCACTTGCATGGGAAAGGTTCATGGAACTCACAACCCCAAAAAAACCGACAATCGCTGCCACTAGAGCAACTATCAGAAAACTTAACAAGAGTTTGGTTCTTATCTTCAAATCAGAGATCCATCTGGACATAATGCCTCCTTGCGATGCCTTTAATTAGGATTAATTCACCTTTAAAGCCATTATAATTGTGAGCTTTTAAAAAGTCAAATATTAATAAAATTCAAAACGGACAATATAACATATTTATTCAAAAAAAACAAATATAATTTATTAAAATATGTAATAAATTAAGTTGCTAAAATTTATATCTCAAAAAGTCTTTTAAATAAATCATTTCATGGTAAAATATATTTTTAAGAGAATTAATAGTTATAAATTATAGGGAATTGGGTTTAGGTTATTTTGATATAATTTATGAAGAATACACAAAAAGTGAGGACGAAAAAATGCTTAAATTGGAGAATATTTCTTTTGAAGTAGATAATGAAAAAGAGATACTTAAGAATGTCAACCTGACTATTGAAAAGGGCAAATTTATTGCGATTACCGGCCCCAATGGCGGCGGAAAATCGACTTTAGCCAGAATTATTTCCGGCGTTTTAAAACCCACAAAAGGGACGATTACATTTAATGGCGAGGATATTACAGATCTGGATATAACTGCGCGAGCTAATAAAGGGATCAGTTTTGGTTTTCAACAGCCGGTTCGTTTTAAAGGTATCACAGTATTCGATTTACTTAAAATTGCTGCAGATCGCGAACTTGATGCTCACGAAGCCAGTCATTTTCTGTCGGATGTAGGTCTTTGTGCCAAGGACTATATTTTTAGAGAATTAAACGACGGCTTATCTGGAGGTGAAATCAAGCGTATTGAAATTGCCACTATTATCGCCCGAAATACCAGCTTTTCTATTTTTGATGAACCGGAAGCGGGCATAGATTTGTGGAGCTTTAATCATTTAATTGATATATTTATGAAGATGCATCAGGAGCAGGACAAGTCGATTGTGATTATCTCACACCAGGAGCGAATTCTTGATGTTGCAGATGAGATTATTGCCATGGTTGACGGAGCGATTGTGCGTCGGGGAGCTAAAGAGGCGGTATTACCTGAGCTGCTGCACTGTGAAGATCCCCAAAACTGCCTGAATTGTCAGGATATTCTGGAGGCATAGACATGAATGAACTTGCAAAAAAATTATTAAAAGAAGTAACTGGTCTGGAAGAAATGCCTAAAGGGGCTTACAGTATAAGAGAAAACAGCAAAAGTCTGGCTAAGCAGTCCAGCGAAAATATAGATATTGTCAGTAAAAAAGATAATTCAGGAATTGACATTATCGTCAAACCCAATACGAAATCGGAAAATGTCTTTATCCCTGCGCTGGTTACCTGTGGTGGTGTCAGTGATCTTGTTTATAATGACTTTTATATTGGTGAAAATGCGGATGTGACAATTATCGCTGGTTGCGGAGTAGGAACAGGTGATTCCTGTGATGGTTCTGAGCATAACGGCATTCACCGATTTTTTCTGGCGAAAAATTCAAAAGTGCGTTATGTGGAAAAACACATCGGTGAAGGAGAAGGAACCGGAAAACGGGTAATTGACCCAGTCTCTGAAATTCTTCAGGAAGAAGGTTCGTATATGGAAATGGAGACTACACAGATAAAGGGAATCGATTCTACCAGACGTGTGACTAGAGCGAAACTTAAAGATAATGCGAAACTTGTGATTAAAGAAAAACTCATGACCCATGGTGATCAGTTTGCCGAGTCCAGTTTTGAGGTGGATATGGATGGCGTAGACTCCAGTGTAAATTTGATTTCCCGATCAGTAGCCAGAGAAAAATCGCGACAAACCTTTATCTCAAAAATAAACGGGAATACCAAATGTATGGGACATTCTGAATGCGATGCGATTATTATGGACCAAGGAGTTGTCAGTGCTATTCCTGAGATAACCGCCAATCATTTGGATGCTACATTGATTCATGAGGCGGCAATTGGTAAAATAGCTGGTGATCAGATGATTAAATTGATGACTTTAGGCCTTACAGAGTCTGAGGCTGAAGCAAAAATTATCGACGGATTTTTAAATTGATGGTTAAAAAGGGTATTAATCCCTTTAAATAGTGTCATATCGTGTTCACCTGAAATTAGTTCTTTCTTTTAAAGGAATTAAGTCGCAGAAGGAGATGGTAATTTAATGAAAATCAAACAATTATTACTGCCCATCGACGGTAGTGAGAGAAGCCTTAAATCTATAGAGCTGGTAAAAACCCTTTACCAGCCGGGAACAGTCAAGATTGATCTGATTATGGTCAGCGAAGATATGGATGAAATTATATCTGAAGAAAAGTTTGAAGCGGCAGAGGAAGAGGCCATGCCGATTCTTCTAAAAGCTGCTGATGAGCTTAAAGGATATGATGTGAACTGTGAATTGTTGACTGGAAAAGCCGGCGAAGAAATCCTTAATTATGCGGAAGAACATTATACTGATATTATTTTTATGACCAAGTCAACCCGTCATGGCTGGCTCAGAATGATCGGTTCGGTCTCTACTTATGTGGTGAAATATGCTAAATGTATCGTTGTAATTGTACCGGAAATATAAAATAAGAGCTGCCACAAACTGGTTTATCAGTTTGCGGCAGCTCTTTTTAAATTATGTTGCTTTTGCGGTTTTGACGAATCTGGTGAATCAGTTTAGCGGTAGAAGAAACGATGATAATTCCCATCGATAGAGCTGCGGATACGGCAATGGTATAAAGTCCGGTTTCAACACCTGCTGCGATGTCACCATTTAAGAAATTGAGCATTGTATAATAGACACTACCGCCTGGGACCAGGGGGATTAGCGAAACGACAAGATAAATAGTAGTGGGAGAAGCTGTCAGGCGGGCCATAATTTCGGAATAAAGAGCAATCGATAGGGTTGCGAGGAAACAATTAAAAACGTCACCATCAAAAAAAAGTTGACCCAGCTGAAAACTGAATTGGGCGATAAAACCGCCAAATGCTGCATAGAATAATTTATTCCGACGGATATTCATGATTATCGCAAAAGCCAGAGAGCCCCCGAATGCATAAAGACAAGTTAGAAGATTCATTAAATAACCCCCAGTACAGATTGAAAAAGGCTTAGCGGCAAAGCCACACCGGTAGCGATGGCAGCACCGATTAGAAGGGCTTCAATCCCTTTGGTGATGCCGGCCAAATAATCACCGGCAATGACATCCCGCAATGATTGTGTGATTGCAAGACCCGGAACCAGCGGCATGATCGAACCAATGATGATCGTATTAAAGCTCTCGGCAATACCCAGCAGCGTTACGGTAACAGAAAGCGTTGAAATCATCATCCCGGCAATAATCGTGATAAAAAAACGATTGGTTTCAAACTTTGCCATATAGTGGGTTTGCAGGTTAATAAGGACACCGATGCAAAAGGCAATCAGACTGTTTTTAATGCTGCCGCCAAAGAAAAGAGCGAACATTAAAGCCGCAAAACCAGTGGATATAACCTGGAGACAAAAAGGATATTCAGGGATTAACCGAATAGCCTCGATTTCAGCGATGATTTCCCCGTAGTCGAGAGTTTCCCGGGACAGTCGTCGGGATAAATCGTTAATCTCATCAACAATGGTCAGATCGATACTGCGTTTATGTATACGTCGGGTTCTGGTAATTGTTCTGCCACCATCCTTACGGATATAGATGATGATGGTGGTGGGGATTACAAAAATTTCGGCTTCTTTAGCTCCTAGAGATAAACAGACACGGGAGATCGATTCTTCAACCCGGTAGGTTTCAGCACCACTGGATAATAGCAATGTGCCCATTTCAATCGCTATGTGGCTGATTTCTGAGAGTGTCATCGTTTTGCTGAAAGAATTGCGTCAAGTATTTTATGAGCAACATCATGCTTGGACATCAATGGCAGTTCTGTTGTCTCGTTTGCTGTAATAAGGGTCACGCGATTTGTGGAGGTATTAAAACCAGCTCCGCTTTCTTTCAGATTATTGGCAACCATCATATTAACGTTTTTATTCTCCAGTTTCAATACGGTGTTTTCAACCATATTCTGGGTTTCCATGGAAAAGCCGCACAGAAACTGATCACTGCGCTTTTTCTGGCCTAAGGTTTTTAATATATCGATGGTGGGAACCAGGGAAATATCTGTTTTGGCCTGATTTTTTTTAATCTTATGCTCAGAAACATCAGCAGGTTTAAAGTCTGCAACTGCGGCTGCTTTGATGGTAATATCGGTTTCTTCAAAATGTTCCATAACAGCCGAAAGCATTTCACTGGCTGAAAAAACTGGAATGAAGTGAACAAAGTCTGGAGGCGTCAATGCCGTTTTGCCACTGACCAGAGTGACATTAGCGCCTCTTAACATGGCAGCCCGGGCGATAGCATAACCCATTTTACCACTGGAATGATTAGTAATGTATCGAACCGGATCGATGGCCTCACAGGTTGGTCCGGCGGTAACTAATATGTTCTGACCAGCCAGGTCTTTGGGATATGCAATTTCCCTGATAATATGTTCTATCAAAAGACTTTCATCAGGTAGTTTACCGGCACCTACATCTTTGCAGGCGAGTATTCCGGTTGCCGGATTGATTATTTTATACTTATGAGCAGCCAGCTTCTCCAGATTTTCCTGGACAAAAGGATTATCATACATTGCGGTATTCATTGCCGGTGCTATCAGTTTTGGACAGCGGCAGGCCATGATTGTGGTCGTTAGCATATCATCGGCAATTCCACCGGCTATTTTACCAATGACATTGGCTGATGCCGGGGCAACCATAAAAAGATCTGCTCGTTTAGCCAGGGCTACATGAGCAACGTCATATCTTACGTTTCGATCGAATGTGTCGACAATGCATTTTTGGGAGGTTAAAGTTTCAAATACCAGGGGTGATATAAATTCCTGGGCATTTTGGGTCATGATAACCTGGACATTGCATCCCATTTTAACAAGCTGACTTGCCACGTTTGCCATTTTGTAGGCGGCGATAGAGCCGGTAATCCCCAGCACAACGGTTTTATTTTTAAGTAGTGATTTCATTTTTCCCTCGATTAGTCGGTTTTAATCTATTATAGCAAAGGGAGGTGAGTGGGTAAATAGATCTTTGCCTTGAAGTTTTAGGAATTAATGTTATAATAATACTGCATTGTATCCGACTTGATTGGAACGATAGCAGGAGGTAAAGAAATGAAAAACTCAAAGACCAGTGATCTGGTCAAACTGTCCTTTTTTGTGGCGATTATCGTCTTGATGGCAGTAACCCCGTTTTTGGGTTACATCCCGCTGGGATTCACCAGAGCAACAATTATTCATGTTCCGGTTATTATCGGAAGCATTATGATGGGACCGGTTTACGGAGCCATCATGGGCTTTGTTTTCGGATTGACCAGTTTTTTGAACAACACATTTAACCCGACTGTTACTTCTTTTGTCTTTACGCCATTTTATTCATTGGGAACCTATTCCGGAAATTTCTGGAGTCTTGTAATAGTTTTTGTTCCCCGAATTTTAGTCGGTATTGTTCCTCATTATGTATATAAAGGAATAAAAAAGATTAAGGATAATGATATTCTTGCCCTTGGTGTAGCAGGTGTAGCGGGTTCATTAACCAACACGCTGCTGGTAATGAACATGATTTATCTGTTTTTTGGTGAAAGCTACGCTTCAGTCCGGGAAACTGATTTTTCAGGCCTATATGCGGTTATTCTATCGGTTATTGCGATTAATGGGGTTCCAGAAGCGATCGTTGCTGGGATTCTAACTGTTGCAGTTTGTAAAGCTTTGTTGAAGATCACTCAGAAGCCGGCATTGTTATAGCTGATATAAAAATAGAGAATTAATTAAGAGTAAAAAAACTCCAGTTTTTTATAAGCTGGAGTTTTTCATTTCTCTTTTTTAACGTAAGGATGAGAAAAGCAGGCGATAATTTATAGTGAATTATTCTTGTATAATAATAAGACTGATGGTAAGATTAATTTATTCTTTTTAGGAATTACATAAGGCAATGTGGAGGGGTTTATGTTTATCGCCAGACAGCCAATTTTTGATGCGAAATTAAATGTTTTTGGTTACGAGCTTTTATTCAGACAGGGCGATCAATCAGCAGGTTTTGACGGTGTCACTTCGCAAGGAGCCAGCGCATCAGTGTTATTGGGATTATATGAGATTGGACTGGATCAAATCGTTGAAAATAAACTGGCTTTTATTAATTTTGACGAGCAGTTTATCCATTCAGAAGCACTGGAACTGATCAGTTCAGACCGTATGGTCGTCGAAATGCTGGAGGACGTTGAAGTTGATGAACTGTTGTTGGAGCGGCTTAAAAGGGTAAAAGAAAAAGGCTACCAAATCGCGCTGGATGATTTTGATGAGGACCTGGAAACCTATCCGCTAATGCCTTTTGCTGACATTATAAAATTTGATTTGATGGCAACACCTCTAGAGACAATTTGTGAGGCTGTTTTAAAAGCCAGGGGGCTCGGTAAAAAACTTCTCGCTGAAAAAGTGGAAACCCAGGAGGTTTATCTCGAGGCAAAAAAAATGGGATTTGAGCTCTTTCAGGGGTATTTTTTCAGTAAACCGCTGATTGCCGCACAATCCTGCAACAAAGCACCAACAAAACTGCAGTATTTTCGGTTAATATCGGAACTTCATCAAAAGGATCCATCCTATGAGAAACTGGCAGAGCAGATTCAGCTTGATGTTCTGCTCAGTTACCGAATTTTAAGAATGGTAAGTGCCCGAACCGGGAAAAATCAGTTACAATCGATTAAAAATGCCTTAACTTTTATGGGGTTAGATGAAATTGAACGCTGGCTCAGTACGATGATGCTTCAGGATCTGGCAACGGACAAACCTCATGAATTAATCAGATTGTCAATAGTTAGAAGCCGATTTGCTCAGGATTTATCAAGGCTTCTGGAAATGCCTTCTTCTTGCCAGCATCACGCCTCTTTAATGGGGCTGTTCAGCAGCCTGGATGGGATTCTTGATCAGTCATTAGAAGAGGCGCTTTCTGATATGGTAATCCCGGAGGTTATTAAAGACGCTTTAATTATGAAGCGGGGAGCGCTATTTGGAGTTTATAACTTAATGTTATATTATGAAAAAGGAGACTGGCTGGAAGTGGAAAGAATGGTGGAGTTATTATCTATCGACGAAGAATACCTGAATCAGGCTTATCAGTCGGCGATCCACTGGGCCAGTGATGTACTTTTAATGATTAGCTGAAGATGTGATTGGATAGATTGAAAATGGTTAAACTACAGGATTACATGAAGCTGGCTATAGAAATGGCAAAAAAAGGTTTTGAACAAGGCGAAGTACCTATTGGAGCGGTTTTTGTCTGGGACGGGAAAGTAATTGCAAAAGCGCACAATTTAACAGAAAGCCTAAATGATCCTACTGCTCATGCCGAGATGATTGTTATTCGTGAAGCAGCTAAAAAATTGGGAACCTGGCGTCTCAAGAGAGGCAAGCTCTTTGTAACCGCAGAACCCTGCTATATGTGCACTGGGGCTATCATACAGGCTAGAATTCCGGTTCTGGTGTTTGGCATTAATGAGTGGAAAACCGGTGGTGTTGAATCAACTTTTAAAATTTCCAGGCATCCGAATTTCAACAAAGGGATGCAAATATATGGTGGAATTCTTGATGAAGACTGCAAAGCATTAATGCAGACATTCTTCAAAAATCGGCGATTAGATTCACAATAAAAACAAGGGTTAAAAAGAGGATTTTTGGAAACCGATATCAAAAAATAAGGCATTGACAAAGGGCTTATTAATCGATATAATGACTCAAATAAAAAAATTAACAGCGATGACCAAGAGAAAGATACCGGTAATTGATTTTCAGAGAGTTGGAAGATGGTGTGAATCCAATAAACAATGGTATGTAATACTCACTTGCGAGCTGCTGACCTGAAAGGATCTGTCAGATGTGATTAGGGAAAGCCGTACCTTTTAGGTGTCAACGTTAAACGACTATGGTTAAGGCAGTCTTCTGTTTGACCTGAAGAGAGAATAACTGTGAGGTTATTTTGCATTAGAGTGGTACCGTGGATATTATCCGCCTCTGTTTTTTTATAGAGGTGGATTTTTTTGTTTTCAATATTTCTTATAAGATGTTTATTTAGCATATAAAAAGGATCCTGGTTTATCCGGCGATAATTTTATATAAATTAAGGTTTAGATTTCAAGGAGGAAATTAACGAATGGGAAAATTATTTTATGATGCAGATTGTAATCAAAGCTTACTGGAAGGAAAAACAGTAGCAATCATCGGTTACGGCAGCCAGGGGCATGCACATGCTCAGAATTTAAAAGATTCAGGTGTGAATGTAATTGTTGGTCTATATGAAGGCAGCAAATCCTGGGCAAAAGCTGAAGAAGCCGGCTTAAAAGTTATGACGGCAGCAGATGCATCAAAAGCGGCTGATGTCATTATGATTCTTTTACCAGATGAAGTTCAGTCTAAAATTTATCAAGAAAGCATTTTACCTAATCTGTCAGCAGGCAATTACCTGGTATTTGCACACGGATTTAATATCCACTACGGACAGATTCAACCACCAGCTGATGTCAATGTCTTCATGATTGCTCCAAAAGGACCTGGTCATACAGTAAGAAGTCAATATCAGGAAGGTAAAGGTGTTCCTTGTCTGATCGCAGTTTATCAGGATCCTTCAGGAAATACCCATGATATGGGTCTGGCTTATGCTTCTGGAATTGGTGGAGGACGTGCCGGTATTCTTGAAACAACCTTTAAAGAAGAAACCGAAACGGATTTATTCGGTGAGCAGGCAGTACTATGCGGTGGGGTAACAGCTCTAATGAAAGCTGGATTTGAAACCCTTGTAGAAGCAGGCTATCAACCAGAAAGTGCATATTTTGAATGTGTTCACGAAATGAAATTGATCATCGACCTGGTTGTTCAGGGAGGACTAAGCTACATGCGTTACTCTATCAGTGATACTGCAGAGTATGGTGATTATATCACTGGCAGCAAAATTATTACCGATGAAACTAAACAAGCTATGAAAGGTGTACTTTCTGATATTCAGGATGGCACATTTGCCAGAAACTGGATTCTTGAAAATCAGGCAAACCGTCCTTACTTTAACGCAACCAGACGAATGGAAAAAGAAACACAGGTTGAAAAAGTGGGTGCTGAGCTTCGTACTATGATGTCCTGGATCAAGAAATAATTTAACCGGTTTTAAGAGCAGATCGCTTCTGCTCTTTTTTATAACCATCTAACAATAAAGTGGATGAGCTAAATTCAGTTTCAATTGAGACAAAAAATAACAGGAGGAGATAAAAATGAGCAGAATCGTTAAAATTTTTGATACCACCCTTCGGGATGGTGAACAGTCACCAGGATGCAGCATGAATTTAAAAGAAAAATTGGAGATGGCCAAACAGCTCGAAAGACTCAATATTGACGTTATTGAAGCCGGATTCGCCATTGCCTCTCCTGGTGATTTTGAATCAGTCCAGTTGGTGGCTAAAGAGATAAAAAATGCAACCGTGGCCAGTCTGGCCAGAAGTACGGAGAAAGACATTTCCACGGCTTATGAAGCAATAAAAAATGCTGTTAATCCGCGAATTCATTTTTTTATTGCAACCTCTGATTTACATATGGAGTATAAATTAAAAATGAAGCCGGAAGCAGTTCTTGAAAAAGCAATTGCAATGGCCAAGTTTGCCAGAAATCTATGTGGTGAGGTAGAGTTTTCAGCTGAAGATGCTTCCCGCTCCAGACCGGAGTTTTTATACCAGGTGCTTGAAGCCGTTATCAATGAAGGGGTTTCAGTGGTAAACGTTCCCGATACAGTTGGCTATGCGACACCGGATGAATACTTTAAATTTATTGAAGGTATCAGAAATAATGTTCCCAATATCGATAAAGCGGTGATTTCTGCCCATGTTCATGATGATCTGGGACTGGCTGTCGCCAATTCACTGGCAGCTATCCAGGCAGGTGCCGGACAGGTTGAATGTACGGTTAACGGGATCGGAGAACGAGCCGGCAATGCGGCACTCGAAGAAATCGTAATGGCTTTAAAAACCAGAAATGATATTTATCAGGCAGATACAAATATCGATACGACTCAGATTTATCGTTCCAGCCGTCTATTAACGAAGTTAACAGGAGTAAAAGTTCAACCCAATAAAGCGATTGTTGGAGAAAATGCCTTTGCTCACGAATCGGGAATTCATCAGCATGGGGTTCTGGCTAACAAGCAGACCTATGAAATCATGACCCCAGAATCTATTGGATTGAAAGAGAATAAGATGGTTCTGGGAAAACATTCAGGAAAACATGCTTTTGTTGATAAACTGTCCTCTTTGGGTTATTCATTTTCCGCTGAAGAGATTGTTGACTTATTTGAGCAGTTTAAAATGCTGGCTGATAAAAAGAAAGATATCTCTGATAAGGACATCTTAGCCCTGGTTGAACAGAAGCAACTGGCTATCCCTGAAGTTTATAGCCTGGATCGCTTTGTGATCTCTACCGGAAATACCATTTCTACGGCAGCAACCGTACGTCTTAGTAAAAATGGCGATCTGATTGAAGGGGTTTCTCTGGGAGATGGTCCGATCAGTGCCGGATTTAAAGCAGTAAGCGAACTGGTTGGTACTAAATTGACTCTGATTGATTACGGTGTGGAAGCCGTTACGGATGGAACGGATGCCCAGGGTGAAGCCCAGGTTAAGATTTCCGATGGTAATCAGGTTTATCATGGCCGGGGTTTAAGTACAGATATTATTGATGCCAGTTTAAAAGCTTATATTGATGCAGTCAATCAAATGATATATATTAATGAAACCCAGATAAATTCTGAGAAAGTGTAAAGGAGGCAGTTAGATGAGCGAAAAGATACTTGTTTTTGATTCAACTCTCCGTGACGGAGCTCAGGCTGAAGGGATTTCTTTCTCGGTTGAAGATAAAATTAGAGTTATGGAGACACTTGATCGCATGGGTGTTGATTATATAGAAGCAGGGAATCCCGGTTCAAATCCCAAGGATATCGAGTTTTTTAATCGGATTAAAGATGCCAGGTTAAATCATGCTAAGCTGGTGGCTTTTGGCAGTACCAGACGTGGCGGAATCCATGTGGAAGATGATGCTAATCTTGCTGCAATCCTCGATACAAAAACGCCTGCAGTGGCAATTTTCGGGAAAAGCTGGACCTTCCACATTACTGATATCATAAAAACAACATTAGATGAAAATCTTAAAATGATTCAGGATACGATGGCTTATTTAAAAGCGCATGGGAAAGATGTAACCTTTGATGCGGAACACTTTTTCGATGGTTACAAGGCTGATAAAAATTATGCTATTGAAGCGCTTATTGCCGCCCAGGAAGGCGGCGCCGATTGTCTGGCACTATGTGACACTAACGGTGGAACACTGCCTTCAGAGATTTATGAAATCGTAACAGATGTTAAAAGCAAACTGTCGATCCCATTAGGAATCCATTGCCATAATGACAGCGGACTGGCAGTTGCCAACTCACTTATGGCAGTAGAAGCCGGAGTCCGTCAGGTGCAGGGAACATTCCTGGGATATGGTGAACGATCTGGAAATGCAAATCTCTCTTCAATTATTCCTAACTTGCAGCTCAAAATGGGTTATGATTGCTTGTCGGAAGAGGAAATGGAAAAACTGACGACCTCAGCGATTCGGATTGCCGAGATTTCTAATTTCACATTAAGTAATCAAATGCCTTTTGTAGGAAAATCAGCTTTTGCCCACAAAGGTGGAATGCATATTGATGCGGTTATGAAAAATCCTGCCTCATTTGAGCATGTGCCACCGGAATCAGTTGGTAATGAACGGCGGATTTTGATGTCGGAAGTTTCCGGCCGCTCGACTATTATTCAGCTGATTAAGGAAGTGGATCCGACTCTGACCAAAAAATCGGACGAAACAACCCAGGTGATGGATCGAATCAAGGAACTGGAATACCAGGGCTATCAGTTTGAAGGTGCGGAAAGCAGTGTCAAACTATTAATCAGAAAAGAACTGGGTAAGCATAAACCCTATTTTGTTCTTGAAGATTTTAAAACAATTGGTGAAAAGCCGCATTCCAATGAGGGCTTGTGTTCATCAGCGGTGGTAAAAATTAATGTGGATGGCCAGTCAGAAATCAATGCAGCCGAAGGCGACGGACCGGTTAATGCCCTGGATAAGGCTTTGAGAAAGGCTCTGGAAGTATTCTATCCGAGCATTAAAAATGTTCGCCTGACTGACTTTAAAGTCCGTGTCATTGATTCAAAATCGGCGACCGCAGCAAAAGTGCGTGTCTTGATTGAAAGTTCAGACGGCCAGGATATCTGGACCAGTGTGGGTGTTTCAACCG
This genomic interval from Eubacteriaceae bacterium ES3 contains the following:
- the ilvC gene encoding ketol-acid reductoisomerase codes for the protein MGKLFYDADCNQSLLEGKTVAIIGYGSQGHAHAQNLKDSGVNVIVGLYEGSKSWAKAEEAGLKVMTAADASKAADVIMILLPDEVQSKIYQESILPNLSAGNYLVFAHGFNIHYGQIQPPADVNVFMIAPKGPGHTVRSQYQEGKGVPCLIAVYQDPSGNTHDMGLAYASGIGGGRAGILETTFKEETETDLFGEQAVLCGGVTALMKAGFETLVEAGYQPESAYFECVHEMKLIIDLVVQGGLSYMRYSISDTAEYGDYITGSKIITDETKQAMKGVLSDIQDGTFARNWILENQANRPYFNATRRMEKETQVEKVGAELRTMMSWIKK
- a CDS encoding 2-isopropylmalate synthase produces the protein MSRIVKIFDTTLRDGEQSPGCSMNLKEKLEMAKQLERLNIDVIEAGFAIASPGDFESVQLVAKEIKNATVASLARSTEKDISTAYEAIKNAVNPRIHFFIATSDLHMEYKLKMKPEAVLEKAIAMAKFARNLCGEVEFSAEDASRSRPEFLYQVLEAVINEGVSVVNVPDTVGYATPDEYFKFIEGIRNNVPNIDKAVISAHVHDDLGLAVANSLAAIQAGAGQVECTVNGIGERAGNAALEEIVMALKTRNDIYQADTNIDTTQIYRSSRLLTKLTGVKVQPNKAIVGENAFAHESGIHQHGVLANKQTYEIMTPESIGLKENKMVLGKHSGKHAFVDKLSSLGYSFSAEEIVDLFEQFKMLADKKKDISDKDILALVEQKQLAIPEVYSLDRFVISTGNTISTAATVRLSKNGDLIEGVSLGDGPISAGFKAVSELVGTKLTLIDYGVEAVTDGTDAQGEAQVKISDGNQVYHGRGLSTDIIDASLKAYIDAVNQMIYINETQINSEKV
- the cimA gene encoding citramalate synthase, whose translation is MSEKILVFDSTLRDGAQAEGISFSVEDKIRVMETLDRMGVDYIEAGNPGSNPKDIEFFNRIKDARLNHAKLVAFGSTRRGGIHVEDDANLAAILDTKTPAVAIFGKSWTFHITDIIKTTLDENLKMIQDTMAYLKAHGKDVTFDAEHFFDGYKADKNYAIEALIAAQEGGADCLALCDTNGGTLPSEIYEIVTDVKSKLSIPLGIHCHNDSGLAVANSLMAVEAGVRQVQGTFLGYGERSGNANLSSIIPNLQLKMGYDCLSEEEMEKLTTSAIRIAEISNFTLSNQMPFVGKSAFAHKGGMHIDAVMKNPASFEHVPPESVGNERRILMSEVSGRSTIIQLIKEVDPTLTKKSDETTQVMDRIKELEYQGYQFEGAESSVKLLIRKELGKHKPYFVLEDFKTIGEKPHSNEGLCSSAVVKINVDGQSEINAAEGDGPVNALDKALRKALEVFYPSIKNVRLTDFKVRVIDSKSATAAKVRVLIESSDGQDIWTSVGVSTDVIEASLIALIDSIEYKLLSDEEQNKLG